In Panulirus ornatus isolate Po-2019 chromosome 30, ASM3632096v1, whole genome shotgun sequence, a single genomic region encodes these proteins:
- the LOC139758453 gene encoding uncharacterized protein has translation MTLAVIILASVLSASIARPDSDLSHSGPTFSAPIHSAPPPVHRRPIHHAPGPVHSTPAPVSSGSDPIYRPTIHFDTDPIQTAPHPPDDSFHSSPIHLAHSNTPPIQPPNDPIYLPPGSVYSTPRPFDQNPRPVHSSQDTTYHSSDSFNSDISPVHSTPRPVHPDSSSIFIAPRPIHVASRPLVPVARPIHAVPRPIYIRNRPILPVRRPAFVRPVQPLPASIHPSTEPIHPSLEPIHPAVPPAYVRPDPVYNYEDESPMPYDFSYNVRDDYTGEDFGHQESSDGYSTRGFYYVPLPDGRRQKVTYYVEGDSGFVAEITYEGEASHPAPDPRPLYQPDPRPLYQPDLRPYQPDPRPYQPDPRPYQPDPRPYQPDPRPYQPDPRPYQPDPRPYQPDPRPYQPDPIHESDFDYRPTGVHLPPLAYA, from the exons ATGACGCTAGCG GTCATTATCTTGGCAAGTGTTCTAAGCGCCTCGATCGCTCGCCCCGATTCTGACCTATCCCACAGTGGTCCCACATTTAGTGCTCCGATTCACTCCGCTCCTCCTCCCGTCCACAGGCGACCTATCCACCATGCGCCTGGACCTGTCCATTCCACTCCTGCGCCTGTCAGTTCTGGGTCTGATCCCATTTATAGGCCCACAATCCACTTCGATACCGACCCTATCCAGACCGCACCTCACCCTCCTGATGACTCCTTCCATAGCTCACCTATCCACCTTGCTCACTCAAATACTCCCCCTATCCAGCCTCCAAACGATCCCATTTACCTGCCTCCAGGCTCTGTCTACTCGACCCCACGTCCTTTTGATCAAAATCCAAGGCCTGTCCACTCCTCGCAAGACACTACCTACCACAGCTCAGATTCGTTCAACTCTGATATAAGTCCTGTCCATTCTACTCCCAGGCCTGTCCACCCTGATTCATCCTCCATCTTTATTGCCCCGAGACCTATCCACGTCGCCTCACGTCCTTTAGTCCCTGTGGCTCGACCTATTCACGCCGTCCCACGCCCCATCTACATCAGGAATCGCCCTATCCTTCCTGTTCGTCGCCCTGCTTTTGTCCGCCCTGTCCAACCTCTCCCAGCGTCTATTCATCCATCTACAGAACCAATCCATCCATCCCTAGAGCCCATTCATCCAGCAGTACCCCCAGCGTACGTCCGTCCTGATCCAGTCTACAATTACGAGGATGAG AGTCCCATGCCTTACGACTTCAGCTACAACGTTCGGGACGACTACACGGGCGAGGACTTTGGCCACCAGGAGTCTAGCGACGGCTACAGCACCCGTGGCTTCTACTACGTGCCCCTCCCTGACGGCCGTCGGCAGAAGGTGACCTACTACGTCGAGGGCGACTCTGGCTTCGTGGCTGAGATCACCTACGAGGGCGAGGCTTCGCATCCCGCCCCAGACCCCAGGCCCCTCTACCAACCAGACCCCAGGCCCCTCTACCAACCAGACCTCAGGCCATACCAACCAGACCCCAGGCCATACCAACCGGACCCCAGGCCATACCAACCAGACCCCAGGCCATACCAACCGGACCCCAGGCCATACCAACCAGACCCCAGGCCATACCAACCAGACCCCAGGCCATACCAACCGGACCCCAGGCCATACCAACCAGACCCCATTCATGAGTCCGACTTTGACTACAGACCTACCGGTGTTCACCTCCCGCCCCTAGCTTACGCCTAA
- the LOC139758589 gene encoding uncharacterized protein: MGAKQLVVSAVLLAMVLARPGESAPSKHTPSRPASSQHAPVGPAAGARIARTALHQSAPKDPAPVDRAARPAQHQSAMPRSAQHQRAPTNPAPVDRAARTAPKYHAPAREVPTGYDFTYTVQDDQTGATYGHQETRDGYDTRGSYYVPLPDGRLQKVTYYVNGDSGFVAEVTYEGEATYPPYRPAPAYEIRTTVSLGI; this comes from the exons ATGGGAGCTAAA CAGTTGGTTGTGTCCGCCGTTCTCTTAGCCATGGTCCTCGCCAGGCCGGGGGAGTCTGCCCCATCCAAGCATACCCCATCACGCCCCGCCTCATCCCAGCACGCCCCGGTGGGTCCCGCCGCAGGGGCGAGGATTGCCCGCACCGCTCTGCACCAGAGTGCCCCGAAGGACCCCGCCCCAGTGGACAGAGCCGCTCGCCCCGCCCAGCACCAGTCTGCCATGCCCCGCTCCGCCCAGCACCAGCGAGCCCCGACCAACCCCGCCCCAGTAGATAGGGCTGCTCGCACCGCCCCGAAATACCATGCCCCTGCCAGGGAG GTCCCCACCGGCTATGACTTCACCTACACCGTCCAGGACGACCAGACTGGCGCCACCTATGGCCACCAGGAGACCCGTGATGGCTACGACACCAGGGGCTCCTACTACGTGCCTCTTCCCGACGGTCGCCTCCAGAAGGTCACTTACTACGTCAACGGCGACTCCGGCTTCGTGGCCGAGGTCACTTACGAGGGTGAGGCCACCTACCCGCCCTACAGACCTGCTCCAGCATATGAAATCCGAACCACAGTATCCTTAGGTATTTGA